Proteins encoded by one window of Lutibacter sp. A64:
- a CDS encoding MBL fold metallo-hydrolase RNA specificity domain-containing protein has translation MKITFLGGAETVTGSKILLEINYKKILIDCGLFQGLKELRLKNWDKFPVDLNELDIVFLTHAHLDHSGYLPVLIKNGYKGAIYCTEATKDLTKIILLDSGKIQEEDAKRQNKYNYTKHKPAKPLYDIEDAKATISHLKTFELNKWHNLDDEIQFKFLNSGHILGSAIILIKVNKKIIAFSGDLGRKSPIILPQFEYIEKADYLVVESTYGNRIHKKVSIIDNLLKYIEHTYSKKGILIIPTFSVERAQEIIYLLSILKREKKLPNIPIYLDSPMGVNATEVYFKHKNIHNLTESDIKSMLQTVQLISDVSASKAVVNDNAPKIVLAGSGMLTGGRVLHYLDKYIEDKKNSILIVGFQAEGTRGKALLSGDSEIKFFGKYYKINAEILKINAFSGHADQSELLDWLKHFKTAPNLTFINHGEPHQSQALKVKLKTDLNWNCTVAKMNKTYYLA, from the coding sequence ATGAAAATTACATTTTTAGGAGGAGCTGAAACAGTTACTGGATCAAAAATTTTACTAGAAATTAATTACAAAAAAATATTAATTGATTGTGGTTTATTTCAAGGTTTAAAAGAATTACGTCTTAAAAACTGGGATAAATTCCCCGTAGATTTAAATGAATTAGACATTGTTTTTCTTACGCATGCACATTTAGACCATTCTGGATATTTACCAGTTTTAATAAAAAATGGTTATAAAGGTGCTATTTATTGTACTGAAGCAACTAAAGATTTAACCAAAATAATTTTATTAGATAGTGGAAAAATTCAAGAAGAAGATGCTAAACGGCAAAATAAATACAATTATACAAAACATAAACCTGCCAAACCTTTATATGATATAGAAGATGCAAAAGCTACTATTTCACACCTTAAAACTTTCGAATTAAATAAGTGGCATAACCTTGATGATGAAATTCAATTTAAATTTCTAAATAGCGGGCATATTTTAGGAAGTGCTATTATTTTAATAAAAGTAAATAAAAAAATAATTGCTTTTTCAGGTGATTTAGGAAGAAAATCTCCCATTATATTACCACAATTTGAATATATTGAAAAAGCAGACTATTTAGTTGTTGAATCTACTTATGGAAATAGAATACATAAAAAAGTTTCAATTATAGATAATCTTCTTAAATATATAGAACATACATATTCAAAAAAAGGAATTTTAATAATTCCAACATTTTCTGTTGAAAGAGCTCAAGAAATTATATACTTATTAAGTATTTTAAAACGTGAAAAAAAACTACCAAACATTCCAATTTATTTAGATAGCCCAATGGGAGTTAACGCTACTGAAGTTTATTTTAAACATAAAAACATTCATAATTTAACCGAAAGTGATATAAAAAGTATGTTACAAACGGTTCAATTAATTAGTGATGTTAGTGCTTCAAAAGCTGTAGTAAATGATAATGCACCTAAAATTGTATTAGCTGGTAGTGGAATGCTTACTGGTGGAAGAGTTTTACATTATTTAGATAAATATATTGAAGATAAAAAAAATAGTATTTTAATTGTAGGATTTCAAGCCGAAGGAACCAGAGGAAAAGCGCTATTATCTGGTGACTCTGAAATTAAATTTTTTGGTAAATACTATAAAATAAATGCTGAAATATTAAAAATAAATGCATTTTCTGGTCATGCAGATCAATCTGAATTATTAGATTGGTTAAAACATTTTAAAACAGCTCCAAATTTAACTTTTATAAATCATGGTGAACCACACCAAAGTCAAGCTTTAAAAGTAAAATTAAAAACAGATTTAAATTGGAATTGTACAGTTGCTAAAATGAATAAAACCTATTATTTAGCCTAA
- a CDS encoding cupin domain-containing protein, whose product MKKYNIQKAPFIVPTTDGKLIEEHFGLASIVSELSIARMIAPAKWSEPFQTPKFDEYTYIIKGKKQFNIDGEVLVLEAGQSIKILKGTRVQYSNPFDEACEYIAVCLPAFSMDLVNREQ is encoded by the coding sequence ATGAAAAAATATAACATACAAAAAGCGCCTTTTATAGTACCAACAACAGACGGTAAATTAATTGAAGAACATTTTGGCCTAGCTAGTATTGTTTCAGAATTAAGTATTGCCAGAATGATTGCTCCAGCAAAATGGAGTGAGCCTTTTCAAACTCCCAAATTTGATGAATATACCTATATTATTAAAGGAAAAAAACAATTTAATATAGATGGAGAGGTGCTTGTTTTAGAAGCTGGTCAATCTATTAAAATTTTAAAAGGAACAAGAGTTCAATATTCAAATCCTTTTGATGAAGCTTGTGAATATATTGCAGTTTGTCTACCAGCATTTTCAATGGACTTGGTAAACCGAGAGCAATAA
- a CDS encoding bifunctional 5,10-methylenetetrahydrofolate dehydrogenase/5,10-methenyltetrahydrofolate cyclohydrolase, whose amino-acid sequence MILLDGKKTSADLKIEIAESVKELKAKGQKTPHLAAILVGTDGASMTYVNAKVKACELVGFNSTLIDLPEKTSEATLLQEIDALNNNDDIDGFIVQLPLPKHIDEQKVLMAVNPDKDVDGFHPTNVGKMTLDLPSFLPATPFGILELLERYKVETSGKHVVVIGRSHIVGRPMSILMSQKRPAGNATVTVAHSRTKNLKELCLQADIIVAALGIPEFLTGDMVKDGVTIIDVGITRVKDASKKRGYRLAGDVHFESVSPKSAFITPVPGGVGPMTIAMLMKNTLLACKRKN is encoded by the coding sequence ATGATTTTACTCGATGGAAAAAAAACATCTGCAGATTTAAAAATTGAAATAGCTGAATCTGTAAAAGAATTAAAAGCTAAAGGTCAAAAAACACCTCATTTAGCAGCTATTTTAGTAGGAACAGACGGTGCTAGTATGACGTATGTAAATGCCAAAGTAAAGGCTTGTGAACTTGTTGGCTTTAATTCTACTTTAATTGATTTACCTGAAAAAACTTCTGAAGCAACATTATTACAAGAAATTGACGCTCTTAACAATAACGATGATATTGATGGTTTTATAGTACAATTACCATTGCCAAAACATATTGATGAACAAAAAGTTTTAATGGCTGTAAATCCAGATAAAGATGTTGATGGTTTTCATCCAACAAATGTTGGTAAAATGACTTTAGATTTACCTTCATTTTTACCTGCAACTCCTTTTGGTATATTAGAATTATTAGAACGTTATAAAGTAGAAACTTCTGGGAAACATGTGGTAGTTATTGGTAGAAGCCACATTGTAGGTCGTCCAATGAGTATATTAATGAGTCAAAAAAGACCAGCTGGAAATGCTACAGTTACTGTTGCTCACAGTAGAACAAAAAACCTAAAAGAACTTTGCCTTCAAGCTGATATAATTGTTGCTGCTTTGGGTATTCCAGAATTTTTAACTGGCGATATGGTTAAAGACGGTGTTACAATTATTGATGTTGGTATTACACGTGTTAAAGATGCTTCAAAAAAACGCGGTTACCGTTTAGCTGGCGATGTTCATTTTGAAAGCGTTAGTCCTAAATCTGCTTTTATAACACCTGTTCCAGGTGGTGTTGGTCCAATGACAATTGCAATGCTAATGAAAAATACATTATTAGCGTGTAAGCGTAAAAACTAA
- the ffh gene encoding signal recognition particle protein has protein sequence MFNNLSDKLDKALHVLKGHGKITEVNVAETLKEVRRALLDADVNFKIAKNFTNTVKEKALGQDVLTSLNPGQLMVKLVKDELTELMGGETVGINLSGTPTVILMSGLQGSGKTTFSGKLANYLKTKKTKNVLLVGCDVYRPAAINQLQVVGEQIGVEVYAEVGNQNPVEISLNALKHAKETGKNVVIIDTAGRLAVDEAMMTEISNIHKAVNPQETLFVVDSMTGQDAVNTAKAFNDILNFEGVVLTKLDGDTRGGAALSIKTVVNKPIKFIGTGEKMEAIDVFYPDRMADRILGMGDVVSLVERAQEQYDEEEARKIQKKIAKDQFGFDDFLKQIQQIKKMGNMKDLMGMIPGAGKMMKDVDIDDDAFKGIEAIIHSMTPGERTEPKTINASRKKRIAKGSGTSIQEVNQLLKQFTQMSKMMKMMQGGGGRQMMQMMKGMGK, from the coding sequence ATGTTTAATAATTTAAGTGATAAATTAGATAAAGCCCTTCATGTACTAAAAGGTCATGGAAAAATTACAGAAGTAAATGTTGCCGAAACTTTAAAAGAAGTAAGAAGAGCACTTTTAGATGCAGATGTTAACTTTAAAATAGCCAAAAACTTTACAAATACTGTTAAAGAAAAAGCTTTAGGACAAGATGTACTAACATCTTTAAACCCAGGGCAATTAATGGTTAAACTTGTTAAAGATGAGTTAACTGAATTAATGGGTGGAGAAACTGTAGGAATTAACCTTTCAGGTACACCAACCGTTATTCTAATGTCTGGTTTACAAGGTTCTGGTAAAACTACTTTCTCTGGAAAATTGGCAAATTACTTAAAAACTAAAAAAACTAAAAATGTTTTATTAGTTGGGTGTGATGTTTACAGACCAGCCGCTATAAATCAATTACAAGTTGTTGGAGAACAAATTGGAGTTGAAGTTTATGCCGAAGTTGGTAATCAAAACCCTGTTGAAATTTCTTTAAATGCACTTAAACATGCAAAAGAAACTGGTAAAAATGTTGTAATTATAGATACCGCTGGTCGTTTAGCTGTTGATGAAGCTATGATGACTGAAATTTCTAACATTCATAAAGCTGTAAATCCACAAGAAACTTTATTTGTGGTAGATTCTATGACTGGGCAAGATGCCGTAAATACTGCAAAAGCTTTTAATGATATTTTAAATTTTGAAGGTGTTGTTCTTACAAAATTAGATGGTGATACACGTGGTGGGGCTGCTTTATCTATAAAAACTGTTGTTAATAAACCTATTAAATTTATTGGTACTGGTGAAAAAATGGAAGCCATTGATGTTTTCTATCCAGATCGTATGGCAGATAGAATTTTGGGAATGGGAGATGTTGTTTCTTTAGTAGAACGCGCCCAAGAACAATACGATGAAGAAGAAGCAAGAAAAATTCAAAAGAAAATTGCCAAAGATCAGTTTGGTTTTGATGACTTCTTGAAACAAATTCAGCAAATCAAGAAAATGGGTAACATGAAAGATTTGATGGGAATGATACCTGGTGCTGGAAAAATGATGAAAGATGTAGATATTGATGATGATGCTTTTAAAGGAATTGAAGCTATTATTCACTCTATGACACCTGGTGAAAGAACAGAACCAAAAACTATAAATGCTTCAAGAAAAAAACGTATTGCAAAAGGCTCTGGAACTAGTATACAAGAAGTAAATCAATTGCTAAAACAATTTACTCAAATGAGTAAAATGATGAAAATGATGCAAGGTGGCGGCGGCAGACAAATGATGCAAATGATGAAAGGAATGGGGAAATAA
- a CDS encoding FAD-dependent oxidoreductase has protein sequence MKKIIVIGGLSAGPSAAAKARREDETAEIVLFEKGANISYATCGMPYAFSGVIEDRSNLIVVEPELLRTRFNIDVRLNEEIVKIDTTNKVVYSKKGDYSYDTLVFATGAKSIVPPIKNIEKATNWSTCRSMIDFDKITKEGLASDSKHITVVGAGLIGIEVAENLKDAGKEVTLIEGDNQVLNMWQQKFGNFAETVLKEKGIEVLTSSLVSEFKLDENWKIDEIKMKDGNTVKTDFVILSVGIKPNTDLLLENGAEHIGNGALKVNERMETSIKDVFAAGDNVAIKNLQTGNYDYFPLGTHSNKAGRAAGANAVGQDIQFKGAYKTAIVKVFDYTLARTGMNPKALQALKIPFKTVLTIAGATPGYYPNQKDLITEIYYNSETEEILGAELFGEVGVDKRVDVLSTAIYAKLKITDLAQLDLAYAPPFSPAKDPVVVTCFVTENILNNKSTQVSVEELSNFLSEDKLKEYTLIDVRTVEEYENGTIPNALNFPLDEIRNNIGKIKILNKPIIIFCQRGLRGYLAELILNHNNIKNIVNVAGGFKLWKMYSDKIEIPKNILSELN, from the coding sequence ATGAAAAAAATAATAGTAATTGGAGGCTTGTCAGCTGGACCGTCAGCAGCTGCGAAAGCAAGAAGAGAAGATGAGACTGCAGAGATAGTTTTATTTGAAAAAGGAGCAAATATTAGTTATGCTACTTGTGGAATGCCTTATGCTTTTTCTGGTGTTATTGAAGATAGAAGTAATTTAATTGTAGTTGAACCAGAATTACTAAGAACTCGTTTTAATATTGATGTTCGTTTAAATGAAGAAATTGTAAAAATAGATACTACTAATAAAGTTGTGTATTCAAAAAAAGGAGATTATAGTTACGATACCTTGGTTTTTGCTACGGGTGCAAAATCTATTGTACCTCCAATAAAAAATATTGAAAAAGCTACTAATTGGTCTACTTGTAGAAGTATGATTGATTTTGATAAAATTACCAAAGAAGGTTTAGCTTCAGACTCAAAACATATTACTGTAGTTGGAGCTGGATTAATTGGTATTGAAGTTGCTGAAAACTTGAAAGATGCTGGAAAAGAAGTTACATTAATTGAAGGTGACAATCAAGTTTTAAATATGTGGCAACAAAAATTCGGGAATTTTGCTGAAACAGTTTTAAAAGAAAAAGGAATTGAGGTGTTAACGTCTAGTTTGGTTTCAGAATTTAAATTAGATGAAAATTGGAAAATTGATGAAATTAAAATGAAAGACGGTAACACCGTTAAAACAGATTTTGTTATTTTAAGTGTTGGTATTAAGCCAAATACAGATTTATTGCTTGAAAACGGAGCCGAACATATTGGCAACGGAGCTTTAAAAGTAAATGAACGTATGGAAACATCTATAAAAGATGTTTTTGCTGCAGGTGATAATGTTGCAATCAAAAATTTGCAAACTGGTAATTATGATTATTTCCCATTAGGAACGCACTCTAACAAAGCGGGTAGAGCAGCAGGTGCAAATGCGGTTGGACAAGATATTCAATTTAAAGGAGCGTATAAAACGGCTATAGTAAAAGTGTTTGATTATACATTAGCTCGTACGGGGATGAATCCAAAAGCTTTACAAGCACTAAAAATACCTTTTAAAACTGTACTTACAATTGCTGGTGCAACTCCGGGGTATTATCCAAATCAAAAAGATTTAATTACAGAAATTTATTATAATTCAGAAACCGAAGAAATCTTAGGAGCAGAATTATTTGGCGAAGTTGGAGTAGATAAGCGTGTAGATGTTTTAAGTACTGCAATTTATGCAAAATTAAAAATTACAGATTTAGCACAGTTAGATTTAGCGTATGCTCCACCGTTTTCTCCAGCAAAAGATCCAGTTGTAGTTACTTGTTTTGTTACAGAAAATATTTTGAACAATAAAAGTACACAAGTTTCTGTTGAAGAATTAAGCAATTTTTTAAGTGAGGATAAATTAAAAGAATATACGTTAATAGATGTTAGGACGGTTGAAGAATACGAAAATGGAACTATTCCAAACGCATTAAATTTTCCTTTAGATGAAATTAGAAATAATATTGGAAAAATAAAAATATTAAATAAACCAATCATTATTTTTTGTCAAAGAGGATTAAGAGGTTATTTAGCTGAGCTTATTCTAAATCACAATAATATTAAAAACATTGTTAATGTTGCTGGTGGATTTAAACTTTGGAAAATGTATAGTGATAAAATTGAAATTCCTAAAAATATTTTGTCAGAATTGAACTAA
- the msrB gene encoding peptide-methionine (R)-S-oxide reductase MsrB, with protein MKKLLLFLVTVTCCITTNYSQEKKEKIMIKKIKKTEEQWKKELTPQEYYVLREKGTDRPSEEGLTSHFEKGTYHCAACNLQLFESNSKYESHCGWPSFDDAIDGTIVSIKDTSHGMIRTEIICAACDGHIGHVFDDGPKETTGQRYCVNTSSIKFVKADK; from the coding sequence ATGAAAAAACTATTGTTATTTTTAGTTACAGTAACTTGTTGTATTACTACTAATTATTCTCAAGAAAAAAAAGAAAAAATTATGATTAAGAAAATTAAAAAAACTGAAGAACAATGGAAAAAAGAACTAACACCTCAAGAGTATTATGTGTTACGAGAAAAAGGTACAGATAGACCAAGTGAAGAGGGTTTAACTTCACACTTTGAAAAAGGAACCTACCATTGCGCAGCTTGTAATTTACAACTTTTTGAATCTAACAGTAAATACGAATCGCATTGTGGTTGGCCTTCTTTTGATGATGCTATTGATGGAACTATTGTCTCTATTAAAGATACAAGCCATGGTATGATAAGAACTGAAATTATTTGTGCTGCTTGCGACGGACATATTGGTCATGTTTTTGATGATGGTCCTAAAGAAACTACCGGGCAACGTTATTGCGTAAATACTTCTTCAATAAAATTTGTAAAGGCGGATAAATAA
- a CDS encoding alpha/beta hydrolase, whose product MKQNKPNTPTKAKNIPKIPRSVIIPGKILQSIAPSLATKYAIKLFTTPITYKTPEREQTMAKSAKKKMILIPELNKKIMVYTYGYSKRKVLLVHGWSGRGTQMYKIADKLLENGFMTISFDAPAHGESEGKSTMMTEFITASNYIEKKYGPFEYAIGHSLGGMTVLNNIKQGLTVKKAIIIGAGDIITDIFNVFVSKIELKQKIVPKMKGYFLKKFGEDVDNYSASLAAKEVKIPTLIIHDEEDREVPVSCAHNIRRNTEQGELLITKRLGHTRILKDDFVIDTILKFIKRNT is encoded by the coding sequence ATGAAGCAAAATAAACCTAATACTCCAACTAAAGCAAAAAATATTCCAAAAATTCCAAGGTCTGTAATAATACCTGGAAAAATATTGCAATCTATTGCTCCTTCACTTGCTACTAAGTATGCTATAAAGCTATTTACAACACCAATAACGTATAAAACACCAGAGCGTGAGCAAACTATGGCTAAAAGTGCAAAAAAGAAAATGATTTTAATTCCTGAATTAAATAAAAAAATAATGGTGTACACTTACGGCTATTCAAAAAGAAAAGTTTTATTGGTACACGGTTGGTCTGGTAGAGGTACTCAAATGTATAAAATTGCTGATAAATTATTGGAAAATGGCTTTATGACTATCAGTTTTGATGCTCCTGCACATGGAGAATCTGAAGGTAAATCAACTATGATGACCGAATTTATTACTGCTTCAAATTATATTGAAAAAAAATATGGCCCTTTTGAATATGCCATAGGGCATTCTTTAGGTGGAATGACCGTTTTAAATAATATTAAACAAGGTTTAACTGTTAAAAAAGCAATAATTATTGGTGCTGGTGATATTATTACAGATATTTTTAATGTATTTGTAAGTAAAATAGAACTGAAGCAAAAAATAGTCCCTAAAATGAAAGGCTATTTTTTAAAAAAATTTGGTGAAGATGTTGATAATTATTCTGCAAGTTTAGCCGCAAAAGAGGTTAAAATTCCTACTTTAATAATACACGATGAAGAAGATAGAGAAGTTCCTGTAAGTTGTGCACATAATATTCGTCGAAATACAGAACAAGGTGAACTTTTAATAACAAAAAGATTAGGACATACCCGTATATTAAAAGATGATTTTGTTATAGACACTATTCTAAAATTTATAAAAAGAAATACTTAA
- a CDS encoding M48 family metallopeptidase, with product MKKIISLTLVLLFVISCSTVPITGRKRVNFVSDAEILPSSFAQYEGFLQENKISTDLALTNEVQSVGARISKAVDKFMRANNMVSEADSYRWEFNLIEDETVNAWCMPGGKVVFYTGIIPICANTDGIAAVMGHEVAHAFAKHGQERMTSAYGQQLGGIAVAIGTNNKDPKTQQLWNTIYGVGSQVGMLAYSRTHETEADKLGMVFMIMAGYNPEEAINVWIRMSERAESGSAPPEFLSTHPSNESRIANLRAYLPTAVELAKQYSID from the coding sequence ATGAAAAAAATTATTTCCTTAACCTTAGTATTACTTTTTGTAATAAGTTGTAGTACAGTTCCTATAACTGGAAGAAAGCGTGTTAATTTTGTTAGCGATGCTGAAATATTGCCTTCAAGTTTTGCTCAATATGAAGGTTTTTTACAAGAAAATAAAATTTCTACTGATTTAGCATTGACAAATGAAGTACAATCTGTAGGAGCTAGAATATCAAAAGCTGTAGATAAATTTATGAGAGCTAATAATATGGTTAGCGAAGCTGATAGCTACCGTTGGGAATTTAATTTAATAGAAGACGAAACGGTAAATGCTTGGTGTATGCCAGGAGGAAAAGTGGTATTTTATACAGGAATTATACCAATTTGTGCTAATACAGATGGAATTGCGGCAGTTATGGGGCACGAAGTGGCTCATGCTTTTGCAAAACACGGACAAGAACGTATGACTAGTGCTTACGGGCAACAATTAGGAGGCATTGCAGTAGCGATTGGAACTAATAATAAAGATCCAAAAACACAACAATTGTGGAATACAATTTATGGTGTTGGCTCACAAGTAGGAATGCTAGCTTATAGTAGAACGCATGAAACTGAAGCCGATAAGTTAGGAATGGTATTTATGATTATGGCTGGATACAATCCTGAAGAAGCAATTAATGTATGGATTAGAATGAGTGAACGCGCTGAGAGTGGTAGTGCACCTCCAGAATTTTTAAGTACGCACCCGTCTAACGAATCTAGAATTGCAAATTTGAGAGCTTATTTACCAACTGCTGTAGAGTTGGCAAAACAGTACAGTATAGATTAA
- a CDS encoding MFS transporter, protein MLQKGDKKLINAWAFYDWANSVYSLVISTAVFPIYYSSLTESFANVEREITFLGTQWNPTTLYDYTLAFSFLIVAFISPILSGIADYTGNKLKFLKAFCLLGSLSVMSLFFFKDEASLWVGIVFTILASIGFWGSIVFYNAYLPEVAHPEQQDDVSAKGFIFGYSGSILLLLLSLVMINKPELFGLPNAGFASRLTFLIVGVWWFGFAQITYAKLPNNVYNRKPKKDFIWKGLHELKVVAKELKQHPELKLFLSSFFMYSVGVQTIILMAGIFGSKELGLPTLDLIAVILVVQIVGIVGAFVFSRLSDKIGNISTLKVTVLIWTIVCFIAFLLDKSQENINLYFYGLGALIGLVMGAIQSLSRSTYSKLLPDTTDHATYFSFYDVTEKIAIVFGMLIFGLLVSLTGSMQWSVLFLAVFFLISFVLLFFIRKTKYVQ, encoded by the coding sequence ATGTTACAAAAAGGTGATAAAAAGCTTATAAATGCTTGGGCGTTTTACGATTGGGCAAATTCGGTATATTCTTTAGTAATTAGTACTGCTGTTTTTCCAATTTATTACAGTAGTTTAACAGAGTCTTTTGCAAATGTTGAAAGAGAAATTACTTTTTTAGGCACACAATGGAATCCAACTACCTTGTACGATTATACATTAGCTTTTTCATTTTTAATTGTAGCATTTATTTCACCAATTTTATCTGGTATTGCCGATTATACAGGCAATAAATTAAAATTTTTAAAAGCATTTTGTTTATTAGGATCACTATCTGTTATGAGCTTGTTCTTTTTTAAAGATGAAGCAAGTTTATGGGTAGGTATTGTATTTACAATATTAGCAAGTATTGGTTTTTGGGGAAGTATTGTTTTTTATAATGCTTATTTACCTGAAGTTGCACATCCCGAACAGCAAGATGATGTAAGTGCAAAAGGATTTATTTTTGGATATTCAGGCTCTATTTTATTATTGTTATTAAGTTTGGTAATGATTAATAAACCTGAATTATTTGGATTGCCAAACGCAGGTTTTGCATCTCGATTAACTTTTTTAATAGTTGGTGTTTGGTGGTTTGGTTTTGCTCAAATAACCTATGCTAAACTTCCAAATAATGTGTATAATAGAAAGCCTAAAAAAGATTTTATTTGGAAAGGTTTACACGAATTAAAAGTAGTAGCTAAGGAGTTAAAACAACATCCAGAATTAAAATTGTTTTTAAGCTCATTTTTTATGTATAGTGTAGGTGTACAAACAATTATTTTAATGGCTGGTATTTTTGGTAGCAAAGAATTAGGATTACCTACCTTAGATCTAATTGCAGTTATTCTAGTGGTACAAATTGTTGGTATTGTTGGCGCTTTTGTGTTTTCTAGATTATCAGACAAAATTGGGAATATTTCAACTTTAAAAGTCACTGTTTTAATATGGACAATTGTTTGTTTTATTGCTTTTTTGTTAGATAAATCTCAAGAAAATATTAATTTATATTTTTATGGATTAGGAGCTCTTATCGGATTAGTAATGGGAGCTATACAATCTTTATCAAGATCAACATATTCTAAATTATTACCAGATACAACAGACCATGCAACTTATTTTAGTTTTTACGATGTTACTGAGAAAATAGCCATTGTTTTTGGTATGCTTATATTTGGGTTATTGGTTTCTTTAACAGGTTCAATGCAATGGAGCGTACTGTTTTTAGCAGTTTTCTTTTTAATTTCGTTTGTTTTACTTTTCTTTATAAGAAAAACAAAATATGTTCAATAA
- a CDS encoding secondary thiamine-phosphate synthase enzyme YjbQ has protein sequence MKFYQKNINLKPFKRGFHLITSDIIKAFPELKQISIGQLQVFIKHTSASLTINENADPTVRTDFESHFNKMVPENMPYYIHTYEGADDMPAHIKNSLLGCSIQIPITNGKLNLGIWQGIYLCEHRDNGGSRNLVLTAFGNQ, from the coding sequence ATGAAATTTTATCAAAAAAATATAAATTTAAAACCATTTAAAAGAGGGTTTCATTTAATTACTTCCGATATTATAAAAGCATTTCCAGAGTTGAAACAAATTTCAATAGGACAATTACAAGTTTTTATTAAACACACTTCTGCAAGTTTAACTATAAATGAAAATGCGGATCCAACCGTTAGAACTGATTTTGAAAGTCATTTTAATAAAATGGTTCCAGAAAATATGCCTTATTACATTCATACGTATGAAGGAGCTGATGATATGCCAGCACATATAAAAAATTCTTTATTAGGTTGTTCAATTCAGATTCCGATAACCAATGGAAAGTTGAATTTAGGTATTTGGCAAGGAATTTATTTGTGTGAACATAGAGATAATGGCGGAAGCAGAAACTTGGTTTTAACAGCTTTTGGAAACCAATAG